A genomic stretch from Arachis stenosperma cultivar V10309 chromosome 3, arast.V10309.gnm1.PFL2, whole genome shotgun sequence includes:
- the LOC130969474 gene encoding uncharacterized protein LOC130969474: protein MSTTILVPFLLLLLMVCHVACSFENQTFRPLEELRKLRTIRNHLQQINKPSVKTIQSPDGDIIDCVVSHRQPAFDHPLLRGQKPLDPPERPKGHKSKSEKMSENFQVWSFSGESCPEGTIPIRRTTENDLLRASSVTTFGRKLITSFRRDTTGDGHEHAVGYVSGDEYYGAKASINVWAPLVENQYEFSLSQIWVISGSFGDDLNTIEAGWQVSPELYGDSFPRFFTYWTTDAYQATGCYNLLCSGFVQVNNKIAIGAAISPTSSYNGGQFDISLLIWKDPKHGNWWLEFGSGVLVGYWPSFLFSHLGDHASMVQFGGEVVNSRSSGSHTSTQMGSGHFAEEGFAKASYFRNLQVVDWDNNLIPLNNLKVLADHPNCYDIQGGINNVWGNYFYYGGPGRNIKCP from the exons ATGTCAACAACAATCCTAgtaccttttcttcttcttcttcttatggTTTGTCATGTGGCATgttcttttgaaaatcaaaCCTTTAGGCCATTGGAGGAGCTACgcaagttgagaaccataagaAACCATCTTCAGCAAATCAACAAACCAAGTGTTAAAACAATTCAG AGTCCTGATGGTGATATCATAGATTGTGTTGTGTCTCATAGGCAACCAGCTTTTGATCATCCTCTATTGAGAGGCCAGAAACCAttg GATCCACCAGAAAGGCCAAAGGGACATAAGAGTAAGAGTGAAAAAATGAGTGAGAATTTTCAAGTGTGGAGCTTCTCTGGGGAATCATGTCCAGAAGGAACAATTCCAATCAGAAGAACAACAGAAAATGACTTATTAAGAGCTTCCTCTGTTACCACCTTTGGAAGAAAATTAATCACTTCCTTTAGAAGGGATACAACTGGTGATGGACATGAG CATGCAGTAGGGTATGTGAGTGGAGATGAATACTATGGAGCAAAAGCAAGCATAAATGTGTGGGCACCTCTTGTAGAAAACCAATATGAATTCAGCTTATCTCAAATTTGGGTCATTTCTGGTTCTTTTGGGGATGATCTTAACACCATTGAAGCTGGTTGGCAG GTCAGCCCTGAGCTCTATGGGGACAGCTTTCCAAGATTCTTTACTTATTGGACG ACTGATGCTTACCAAGCAACCGGCTGTTACAATTTGCTTTGCTCTGGCTTTGTTCAAGTTAACAATAAAATTGCAATTGGGGCAGCAATCTCTCCAACTTCTTCATATAACGGTGGACAATTTGATATTAGTTTACTCATTTGGAAG GATCCAAAGCATGGGAATTGGTGGCTTGAATTTGGGTCAGGGGTGTTAGTAGGGTACTGGCCATCATTCTTGTTCTCACACTTAGGGGACCATGCAAGCATGGTTCAATTTGGGGGTGAAGTTGTAAATTCAAGGTCTTCAGGGTCTCACACAAGCACCCAAATGGGAAGTGGACATTTTGCTGAGGAGGGGTTTGCAAAAGCTTCATACTTTAGGAATTTGCAAGTTGTGGATTGGGATAACAATTTGATTCCATTGAACAATCTAAAGGTTTTGGCAGATCACCCAAATTGCTATGATATA
- the LOC130969475 gene encoding uncharacterized protein LOC130969475 isoform X1, with protein MCCLCGNLVTVHAIETPKYTVIRSESDFQIRLYSESTWMSALVLPPTSFDNSTKTGFHRLYEYIHGGNLNSSKLAFTAPVLTSMPSSGDDYVVRMYVSARFQGKPPLPNQELKLQVEKWKAQCIAVRTFSGFAADDNIYKEIEALINSVNRRREDGRSSGTIQDKGSYTIAQYNGPSHNTGRLNEVWINVSGLISEGCPPSQ; from the exons ATGTGTTGCTTGTGTGGCAACTTAGTAACAGTGCATGCAATTGAAACACCAAAATACACAGTCATAAGGTCTGAATCAGATTTCCAAATCAGACTCTATTCTGAATCCACATGGATGTCAGCTCTTGTTCTTCCACCAACTTCCTTCGACAACTCCACCAAAACTGGATTCCACAG GTTGTATGAATACATTCACGGTGGCAATTTGAATTCATCAAAACTTGCATTCACTGCACCGGTCTTAACCAGCATGCCCTCATCAGGGGATGACTATGTTGTGAGGATGTATGTATCTGCTAGATTTCAGGGTAAACCGCCACTGCCAAATCAAGAGCTGAAGTTGCAGGTAGAGAAGTGGAAGGCTCAATGCATTGCAGTGAGGACCTTCAGTGGTTTTGCCGCAGATGATAACATTTacaaagagatcgaagctcttATAAACAGTGTAAATAGACGGCGCGAAGATGGAAGAAGTTCAGGGACAATACAAGATAAGGGGTCATACACCATTGCTCAGTACAATGGTCCGTCTCATAACACAGGCCGCCTGAATGAAGTGTGGATCAATGTGTCTGGACTTATTTCAGAAGGTTGTCCACCTTCTCAGTGA
- the LOC130969475 gene encoding uncharacterized protein LOC130969475 isoform X2, whose protein sequence is MDVSSCSSTNFLRQLHQNWIPQGKPPLPNQELKLQVEKWKAQCIAVRTFSGFAADDNIYKEIEALINSVNRRREDGRSSGTIQDKGSYTIAQYNGPSHNTGRLNEVWINVSGLISEGCPPSQ, encoded by the exons ATGGATGTCAGCTCTTGTTCTTCCACCAACTTCCTTCGACAACTCCACCAAAACTGGATTCCACAG GGTAAACCGCCACTGCCAAATCAAGAGCTGAAGTTGCAGGTAGAGAAGTGGAAGGCTCAATGCATTGCAGTGAGGACCTTCAGTGGTTTTGCCGCAGATGATAACATTTacaaagagatcgaagctcttATAAACAGTGTAAATAGACGGCGCGAAGATGGAAGAAGTTCAGGGACAATACAAGATAAGGGGTCATACACCATTGCTCAGTACAATGGTCCGTCTCATAACACAGGCCGCCTGAATGAAGTGTGGATCAATGTGTCTGGACTTATTTCAGAAGGTTGTCCACCTTCTCAGTGA
- the LOC130969473 gene encoding alpha-glucan water dikinase, chloroplastic, translated as MSNSVSHSIFHQTLLCQAVSEYQSKAGSSNSLFQAWSANKGSYPPKKLLLSTNFRGNRLCARKRRLAMGKLRHQAVIPRAVLTTNPSSQLSGKFNLEGNVELQVGVSSPAAEGATVVDIQVSSSSGSLVLHWGVICDGQGKWVLPSRRPDGTKNYKNRALRTPFVKSGSASFLKIEIDEPAAQAIEFLILDEAQNKWYKNNGENFHIKLGVKDKILQQVSVPEDLVQVQAYLRWERKGKQLYTPEQEKEEYEAARRELQEEVARGTSIQDLRERLTKKTDSTEVKEPSVSETKPSVSETKTIPDELVQIQAYIRWEKAGKPNYSPEQQLLEFEEARRELLAELDKGSSLEEIQKKIIKGEIQTKVAKQLKTKKYFRVERIQRKKRDLTQLINRNIAESDAKSVSESVVEQTPKALRVIERYAKEREEHDKGLVLNKTIYKLADDDLLVLVTKDAGKIKVHLATDSKMPITLHWALSRTTPGEWLVPPASTLPPGSVTMNEAAETPFKAGSSSQPSYEVQSLDIEVEDDTFKGIPFVLKSDGNWIKNNDSNFYIEFGGKKQITKDVGDGKGTAKFLLDKIAEMEGEAQKSFMHRFNIASDLMDQAKNSGQLGLAGILVWMRFMATRQLIWNKNYNVKPREISKAQDRLTDLLQDVYASYPQHRELVRMILSTVGRGGEGDVGQRIRDEILVIQRNNDCKGGMMEEWHQKLHNNTSPDDVVICQALLDYINNDFDVGVYWKTLNDNGITKERLLSYDRAIHSEPNFRRDQKEGLLRDLGHYMRTLKAVHSGADLESAIANCMGYKAEGQGFMVGVQINPVSGLPSGFPELLQYVLEHVEDKNVEPLLEGLLEARQELRPSLSKSQSRLKDLLFLDVALDSTVRTAVERGYEELNNAGPEKIMYFISLVLENLALSSDDNEDLIYCLKGWDIALSMCKTTDSHWALYAKSVLDRTRLALAKKAESYHQILQPSAEYLGSLLGVDRWAVEIFTEEIIRAGSAASLSTLVNRLDPVLRKTANLGSWQVISPVETVGYVEVVDELLAVQNKSYERPTILVAKSVKGEEEIPDGTVAVLTPDMPDVLSHVSVRARNSKVCFATCFDPNILGDIQANKGKLLRLKPTSADVVYSEVKEGEVTDKKSTHLKEGDSVPPISLVRKKFSGRYAISSEEFTNEMVGAKSRNIGYLKGKVPSWIGIPTSVAIPFGVFEHVLSDKSNKAVADKINILKRKLTEEDFSALKDIRETVLELNAPSKLVEELKTKMKSSGMPWPGDEGEQRWEQAWKAIKKVWGSKWNERAYFSTRKVKLDHEYLSMAVLVQEVINADYAFVIHTTNPSSGDASEIYAEVVKGLGETLVGAYPGRALSFISKKHDLNSPQILGYPSKPIGLFIRRSIIFRSDSNGEDLEGYAGAGLYDSVPMDEEEKVVLDYSSDPLITDGNFRQSILSSIARAGSAIEELYGSPQDIEGVIRDGKLYVVQTRPQM; from the exons ATGAGCAACAGTGTGAGCCATAGTATATTCCACCAGACTCTGCTTTGTCAAGCGGTTTCGGAGTATCAAAGTAAGGCTGGTTCTTCAAACTCTTTATTCCAAGCTTGGAGCGCCAATAAAGGATCGTATCCACCGAAGAAGCTTCTCCTCTCGACAAATTTCCGAGGGAACAGGCTCTGTGCCAGGAAACGCAGGTTAGCTATGGGAAAGCTCAGGCATCAAGCGGTTATTCCACGCGCTGTGTTAACCACCAATCCGTCTTCTCAG CTTTCAGGGAAGTTCAACCTTGAAGGAAATGTCGAATTGCAG GTTGGTGTTAGCTCTCCAGCAGCAGAAGGTGCAACAGTAGTAGATATTCAGGTTTCAAGTAGTAGTGGCTCTCTGGTTTTGCATTGGGGAGTTATTTGTGATGGTCAAGG GAAGTGGGTACTTCCTTCTCGTCGCCCAGATGGAACTAAAAATTACAAGAACAGAGCTCTTAGAACACCTTTTGTGAAA TCTGGCTCAGCATCCTTccttaaaattgaaattgatgAACCTGCTGCACAAGCTATTGAGTTCCTTATACTTGACGAAGCTCAGAATAAATG GTATAAAAACAATGGTGAGAACTTTCACATCAAGTTAGGAGTCAAGGACAAGATACTTCAACAAGTTTCAGTTCCTGAAGACCTTGTACAGGTTCAAGCATACCTAAGGTGGGAACGAAAGGGTAAACAGCTGTACACTCCAGAGCAAGAGAAG GAGGAATATGAAGCAGCTCGACGTGAACTACAGGAAGAAGTAGCTAGAGGTACTTCTATACAAGACCTCCGTGAGAGGCTAACCAAAAAAACTGATTCCACTGAAGTAAAGGAGCCTTCTGTTTCAGAAACAAAGCCTTCTGTTTCAGAAACAAAGACCATCCCTGATGAACTTGTACAGATTCAAGCTTATATACGTTGGGAAAAAGCTGGGAAGCCTAACTACTCCCCAGAACAACAACTT TTGGAATTTGAGGAAGCAAGAAGAGAATTACTAGCTGAACTTGATAAGGGCTCTTCTCTGGAAGAGATACAGAAGAAGATTATCAAAGGAGAGATACAAACTAAAGTTGCCAAGCAATTGAAAACGAAAAAGTATTTTCGTGTTGAAAGAATACAACGGAAAAAGAGAGACTTAACACAGCTGATCAACAGAAACATTGCTGAAAGTGATGCTAAAAGTGTCTCTGAAAGTGTTGTTGAACAAACTCCAAAGGCCCTGAGAGTAATTGAAAGGTATGCCAAGGAAAGGGAAGAACATGATAAGGGTCTTGTTTTGAATAAGACAATATACAAGCTTGCTGATGATGATCTTCTG GTCCTTGTTACCAAGGATGCTGGAAAGATAAAGGTTCACCTGGCTACAGACTCCAAAATGCCTATTACACTTCACTGGGCCTTATCTAGAACAACACCTGGAGAGTGGTTG GTGCCCCCTGCAAGTACTCTGCCCCCTGGTTCTGTTACAATGAATGAGGCTGCTGAAACACCTTTTAAAGCTGGTTCTTCATCTCAACCTTCATATGAG GTCCAATCCTTAGATATAGAGGTTGAAGATGATACTTTTAAAGGAATACCGTTTGTCCTAAAGTCAGATGGAAACTGGATAAAGAACAATGATTCAAACTTTTATATTGAATTTGGTGGGAAGAAGCAGATTACAAAG GATGTTGGTGATGGAAAGGGTACTGCAAAGTTTTTGTTGGATAAAATAGCAGAAATGGAAGGCGAGGCACAAAAGTCCTTTATGCATCG GTTTAACATTGCATCAGATTTGATGGATCAAGCCAAAAATTCTGGTCAACTGGGTCTCGCGGGTATTTTAGTGTGGATGAGATTCATGGCTACGAGGCAGCTCATATGGAATAAAAATTACAACGTTAAGCCACG CGAGATAAGTAAAGCGCAGGATAGGCTTACAGACTTGCTCCAGGATGTTTATGCAAGTTATCCACAGCATCGGGAACTTGTGAGGATGATCTTGTCTACTGTTGGTCGTGGAGGTGAAGGTGACGTCGGACAGCGAATTCGAGATGAAATCCTTGTTATCCAA AGAAACAATGATTGCAAGGGTGGAATGATGGAGGAATGGCACCAGAAGTTGCACAATAACACTAGTCCAGATGATGTTGTTATCTGTCAG GCACTACTTGATTATATAAACAATGACTTTGATGTTGGTGTCTACTGGAAAACATTGAATGACAATGGAATAACAAAAGAACGTTTGCTAAGCTATGACCGTGCCATCCATTCTGAACCAAATTTCAGAAGAGATCAAAAGGAAGGTCTTCTGCGTGATCTAGGACATTACATGAGGACTTTGAAG GCAGTTCATTCAGGTGCAGATCTTGAATCTGCTATTGCGAATTGCATGGGCTACAAAGCTGAG GGTCAGGGCTTCATGGTTGGGGTGCAGATAAATCCAGTGTCTGGTTTGCCTTCTGGTTTTCCT GAATTACTTCAGTATGTCTTGGAACACGttgaagataagaatgttgAACCCCTTCTCGAG GGTTTGCTGGAGGCTCGCCAAGAACTCAGACCATCACTCAGTAAATCCCAAAGTCGTCTGAAAGATCTTCTATTTTTGGATGTTGCTCTTGATTCTACAGTTAGAACAGCAGTGGAAAGGGGATATGAGGAGTTAAACAATGCTGGACCTGAG AAAATAATGTACTTCATATCCTTGGTCCTGGAAAATCTTGCACTTTCATCAGATGACAATGAGGATCTTATCTATTGTTTGAAG GGATGGGATATTGCCTTGAGTATGTGCAAGACTACAGACAGTCATTGGGCATTGTATGCAAAATCAGTTCTTGACAGAACGCGCCTTGCACTCGCAAAGAAGGCAGAGTCATACCATCAGATTCTACAACCATCAGCAGAGTACCTTGGATCACTACTAGGCGTGGACAGATGGGCT GTGGAAATATTCACAGAAGAAATTATCCGTGCTGGCTCGGCTGCTTCTTTGTCTACTCTTGTTAATAGACTGGATCCTGTACTCAGAAAGACAGCGAATCTTGGGAG CTGGCAGGTCATTAGCCCAGTTGAAACAGTTGGATATGTTGAGGTTGTGGATGAGTTGCTTGCAGTTCAGAACAAATCATATGAGCGGCCAACCATTTTGGTAGCAAAGAGTGTGAAGGGGGAGGAAGAAATTCCAGATGGTACAGTTGCTGTGCTGACACCCGACATGCCAGATGTCCTATCTCATGTTTCTGTACGAGCAAGAAACAGCAAG GTGTGTTTTGCTACGTGCTTTGATCCAAATATCCTGGGTGACATCCAAGCAAATAAAGGAAAGCTCTTACGCTTAAAACCAACATCAGCTGATGTAGTTTATAG TGAGGTGAAGGAAGGTGAAGTTACTGATAAGAAATCAACTCACTTGAAAGAAGGTGATTCTGTGCCACCCATATCTTTGGTCAGAAAGAAGTTTAGTGGTAGATATGCTATCTCGTCTGAGGAATTCACCAATGAAATG GTTGGAGCTAAATCGCGTAACATTGGTTATTTAAAAGGAAAAGTACCTTCTTGGATTGGAATTCCTACCTCGGTTGCCATACCTTTTGGAGTTTTTGAACATGTTCTATCCGATAAATCAAATAAG GCAGTGGCTGATAAGATCAATATTCTCAAAAGGAAGTTAACTGAAGAGGATTTCAGTGCCCTCAAGGATATCCGTGAAACTGTTTTAGAGTTGAATGCACCATCCAAGTTG GTAGAGGAGTTGAAAACTAAGATGAAGAGTTCTGGAATGCCTTGGCCAGGTGATGAAGGGGAACAGCGCTGGGAGCAAGCATGGAAAGCTATAAAAAAG GTCTGGGGCTCAAAGTGGAACGAAAGAGCATACTTCAGCACAAGAAAAGTAAAACTCGACCACGAGTATCTTTCCATGGCTGTCCTTGTACAGGAAGTGATAAATGCGGACTATGCTTTTGTCATCCACACAACCAATCCATCTTCTGGAGACGCATCAGAAATATATGCTGAG GTGGTAAAGGGGCTCGGAGAAACACTCGTCGGAGCTTATCCTGGACGTGCTTTGAGTTTTATAAGCAAAAAACATGATTTGAACTCCCCTCAG ATCTTGGGATATCCTAGCAAACCTATTGGCCTGTTCATTAGACGGTCAATTATTTTTCGATCTGATTCCAATGGTGAAGACCTAGAAGGTTATGCTGGAGCTGGCCTTTACGACAG TGTGCCAATGGACGAGGAGGAGAAGGTGGTGCTTGATTACTCATCTGACCCATTAATAACAGATGGTAATTTTCGACAATCAATCCTCTCAAGCATTGCTCGTGCAGGAAGCGCAATCGAAGAGTTGTATGGCTCTCCTCAGGACATTGAAGGTGTAATCAGGGATGGGAAACTCTATGTTGTCCAGACCAGACCACAAATGTAA